The following is a genomic window from Streptomyces sp. BHT-5-2.
CAGCAGCCGGCCTGCTCAACGCCGTCCAGCAACTCGGCGGCACCCTCGGCGTCGCCCTGCTCGGCAGTGTCTTCTTCCGCATCACCACGTCCGGCGCTCTCGCGCAGGGGACCGCCACGCTGACAGGCGCCCGGAACGCCTTTTGCGTCGCGGCCGTGCTGATCCTCGCCACGGCTGCCGCCACCGCCTTCATGCGCCCACGACAGCAACGGAGTTCCGGCCCCACCGGTCTTACCCCAAGACACGACCCGGTGGCGCAGCACAGCGCTCACGGGTGAGCAGGCGCGCGGAGCTCGGCGCATCCGAGCCCGGCCGTACGGCACCGCGCCGGGCCCCTCCTTTCGGGCCTCCACCGACCCCCGACTGCTGCGCGAAGCGGAGCAGCAGCTGTCCGCCGTAACGGCCACCCTCCGGGTCGAGGTGAAAGCGGTGCACGACACCCCTGTGCCCGGCCCCGCCGGAAACATCCCCGTGCGGATCTACCGGCCGACCTCTGTGGAGCCCCTCCCAACGGTGAGGGAGTAGAGAGAACCAGATCCTTGTCCGATGGTCGAGCCTGCCAACCACTCTGGCGCTGTCGGGCATGCGAACGGCCACCCTCCGTGACGGTGGAGGGTGGCCGTCGGGCTACGGTGTGTCGTCTCAGCCGGGGAACTCCCCTTGCTTGATGGCTGATACGAACGAGGTCCAGTCGTCGGCCAGGAAGACCAGCGCCGGGCCGTGCGGGTCCTTGCTGTCTCGCACGGGGACCAGGCCAGAGAAGCCGTCGGCGAC
Proteins encoded in this region:
- a CDS encoding DUF397 domain-containing protein, with product MNRADLNHATWRKSSYSNSNSNCIEVADGFSGLVPVRDSKDPHGPALVFLADDWTSFVSAIKQGEFPG